The window GGGCCAAACAGACTGTGGTAGACGGCGACGAACTTCTCCAGACCAACTACCAGCTCGCCTACCTCCTGGAACTCGCCTTCGAGCAGCCACTGGAGGCCTTCGAACTCTACCGCCGCGTGCTCCTGGACGATCCCACTCATACCGGCGCCGTCGAGGGCCTGGAGCGTCTCAGTGATGTCGATGACCTACGCTCCGAGATCCTGGAGCTGCTCGAGCCCACCTACCGCGAGGCTCAAGACTGGCTCAAACTCAGCCGCCTTTACCTCCTGAAGCTCGAAACCGTGGAGAGCGCCGCCGAACGGGCAGATCTGCTGCGAGAAGTGGCCTCCCTGGAGTACGAAGAACTCGGTGACATCGACGCTGCCTACGCGCACTGGGGCAGGGCGCTCCGCGAAGATCCCCACGATGTCGACGTTCAGGAAAGAATTGAGGCCATCGCCGAGCAACGCGATCTCTACGAGGCCCTCGTCGTCCTCTACGAAGACATCGTCGAAGACCTCAATGACCCCATCCGACAACTCGAACTTGCGGAGCGCGCTGCTGACTGGGCTTTCCGTATCCTGGGTGATGAACAGCAGGCGGCATCCCTCTACCGCGTCGTTCTCGCTGTCGAACCCACCCACCAGCAGGCCCTCGAAAACCTGGAGCGCATCGCTCGCCAGCAAGGGGACGATCACAGCCTGGAGGCCGTCCTCACGGCCAGACTCCAGTCCTCCCATGACGCCTCCGAACAGGCCGACATCTACGCCGAGCTGGGCCGGGTACGCCTCGGGCTGCAGGATCACGCCGGCGCCATCGACGCTCTCAACGGCTGGACCGACCTCCAGGGCGAAGATCCCGAAGTCCTCGAAACCCTCTGCGGCCTCTTCGAGATCACCGAACGCTACGAGGAGCTCGCAAACACCCTCGATCGTCTTCTCAACCACCGTGCCGAGCCCGAGCTTCAACTCGAACTCCTCACGCAGCTCGGTGCCGTCACCTCCGATCGTCTCCAACAACACGGACGCGCCCTCGACGCCTACACCCGCGCCGGCGAGCTCGCCCCTGACGATCCCCAGATCCTTCGCGCACTCGAAGACGTCTACCACGGCCTCGGTGACCACCAGGCCCTGCGCGACCTCCTCGACCGTCAGCTCGAACTCGCGGGCAACGAAGACGAGATCGTCCGGCTTCTTCTTCGACGCGCGCGCCTGCGTTACGAAGTCGACCGCGACGCCAATGCCGCCATCGAAGACTATCAGGCAGCTTTCGCTCTGCGCGACGATCACCCCGATGTCATCGCCGCCCTCGGCGACCTTTATCGCAACGAAGCCCGCTGGGACGATCTCCTTGGCCTGCACCGTCTTCACTTCGATCGTGCCCCGGACCAGGACGCTCAGCTCCACCACCTCCTCGTCATGGCCCAGATCTGCCACGAGGAACTCCACCAACTCGACGAAGCCGCAAGTTTCGCAGGCACCGTACTTCAAGCCGACCCCCATCACCCCGACGCCCTCAGCCGCCTGGAGTCGATCTACCGCTCTCAACAGGCCTGGGACAACGTCATCGCCGTCCTCGATCGCCGCATGGAGGGCGCTGATGATCAGCAGCGTTACGACCTGATCCTGGAGCGCGCCCGCACCCTGGAGCACGATGCCGGCGCAGCTCAACCCGCTGCCGAAACCTACCTCACGATCCTGGAGTCCTTCCCCGACGATCAGGTTGTGCTCAGTCGTCTCGACGCCCTGTACACGCGCACCGACGACTACCTCGGCGCATACAGCCTCCTCGACCACCGCGCCCAACGTGCCGACGCCGCCGACGAGCAGGTTCAACTCTACCTCCAGATGGGCGAACTCGCCCGACAGCATCTCCCTGGCACTTCCCTGCGCACAGACGCTCTGGAGAAGGCTCGCGCCATCTCCGGCGATGACCTCGCCATCGTGGAGCCGCTGCTCGACGCTTACATCGAGCAGGGGCTCGTTGATCGGGCCTCTCCCATTCTCAACGCTGTCATCGATTCCCTCCTTGACGCCCGCCAGATGAAAGACGTCGTGCGCTTCTATCACCTCCAGGGCAAGCTCGCCGAACAGGCCGGCGATCGCGTCAGCGCCCGCGAGTCCTACGAGGCCGCCCACAAGATCGACGCCACCTACGTCCCCAACCTCCTCAGCCTCGGCAAGCTCGCCTTCCACGGCGAAGACCTCGAGCACGCCCTCAAGATCTTCCAGATCCTCCTGCTCCATCAGATGAACATCAAGGACAACGCCGACAAGGTTGACGTCTACTTCCACCTCGGAGCCATCCGGCAGGCTAGCGGAGACGAGCGCGGCGCCCGCGATATGTACAAACGCGCCCTCCGAGTCGATGCCGCTCACGCCCCCAGTCAGCAGGCACTCGACGCCCTCGGCGCGTAAGTCCCACCCGCGTTCAACACAGAGAAAAGGCCGCCCAAAAGGGCGGCCTTTTCTCTGTCTCGGTTGAACATTCCGACTACTTCGCCTCGCCCGAACGCCAGAATTGAACCAACTCCACGTCGCGCAGGGTCACCATCCCATCCTCGTTCTTCATGACCACCGTCAGCGCTTGCTCCTCTCCCTCTCCCAGCGCCACCACCATTCGCCCCCCCGGCGACAACTGGGCAACCAGTGCTTCTGGAGGCTCCGTCACGGCTTCATGCACCAAAACCCCTTCAAAACCAGCGTCACGCTCCGGCCACCCCTTAAGCCCGTCGCCACAACGCACCTCCGCCCCTCGATACCCCGCACGCACCAGGTCATCACCCAGCAACGAGGCCATCTCACAATCCCCCTCCATCACGTTGACCCTGGCTCCCATCTCCGTCAGCAACGCCGTCGTATACCCGCTGCCCGGAGACACCTCCAGAACCCGATCGTCCGGATTGACTTCCAGTAACTCCAGAACCAGCGCGGCAAGATAGGGCTGCAGGACCGTGCGTCCCCCGCCCAGCGGCAAGGGCGCATCCTGATACGCCCGCGGCCGCACCGGCGCCGGCACAAACTCCTGGCGAGGCACTGCTCGCATCGCCTCAATCACCGTGCGATCCCGGACCCCTCGCGCCACCACGTGCGCCTCCACCATCCGCTCTCGCTCTCCCTGCCGCGCGGCCGCCTGCGGATCCTCCTTCGGCTCAATCGTCCCCATCGTCACGTCCGTCTCTTCGGGATTCCCTCCCGACGACGGGGCAGGGGAGGGCTCACATCCCATCAACCCCACCCCCGTAAGCAGACTCAGGCACACAACCCGGCACAACGCTCGCGTAGCTCGCATCACCTCTCCTCGGTGTCGTAAAATCAGCCCGCCATCATGGCATCGAGCAGCCCCGCGGTGCAGCGCTCCACCATCTCAAACACCCGCTCAAAATGCTCAGGCCCCCCGCCCCACGGGTCGGGAACATCCTGTCCCCTCAACGACATCTTCGGCTCATAATCCCGCAACAGTACCAATCTTTCCCGAGCCCCACCCGGCAGTCGTCGAGCATCTCGCAGGTTGGTTCCATCCATAGCCACCAGCCAGTCGTACGCTTGAACATGCGCACCGACCAGCTGCTGAGCCCGCTGCCCGGAGATATCCAACCCCAGCCTCTCTCGTGCCACCCTCACACTCCCGGGATCAGGCGGCTCCCCCACGTGATAACCACTCGTCCCTGACGAGGCGATCTCAAAACGATCCCCCAACCCCCGCGTCTCCACGTGGTAACGAAACAACGCCTCGGCCAGCGGCGAGCGACAGATATTACCCAGACAGAAGAACATCACACGGGTGGTCATGGCTCGCTCCTGATGCCTCGCGCCATACGGGTCAGCATCTCAGAAGTTGATTCGCCGGCAGGCACCGTTGGGTTGCACCGCCACCTGCGCCCGATCTTGCCGCCACAAAAATGCCAGCTGGTTCAGCATAAACCCCACACCCTCTGCAGGGTTCGGTGCTGTTGAAAGATCCAGAAGCACTTCCATGGCATAGGTCGCACCCTCCACGTTGACCTGATAGCGGTACAATGCCTTTTTCCCCTCCAACTCTTTCGAGTAGATATTCGACTCGCCGGGGGTCGGCAGATCCTCCGGCCAATTCTCCGTCGGAAACCCCGCATCTTCGAGCGCTTGCAGTGTTAAACTCATCTCATATCTCCAGCTTCGACGAGACCTCGGGTCTCGCATCGCCTATCCAGTTGGGGAATGGTTCTCACGCAGGTTTCTCGTCCTCAGTTTGCGCCATCCCCCGCCTCCTTTCAAGGCCCCAGAACTCCCCTATATCGACCATTCCCCCCCTCGATCCTACATTTCCAGGGAGAGCATTCGACAACCAGGGGGGGACACGATGGACAGCATCCCGGGGGAACGAAGCCCGACGTCACGCATCATCGCATGCATGGTACTCGCACTTTTAACCTTTCACGCAGCTGGCTGCGCAACACGCACCGAGTGGCGCCCTCCTCAACGCCCCCTGATGCCCCTGGTCGAAGAACTCAGACCTCCTTCCACAGACATGCGTTTTGTTCAGCGCTGTCCGACCACCGAATTCACACCCGCACGCACCGGCCCCTGGATCAGCGCAGCCTCCGAGCGCCTCGCCAACACCCAACCTCCCACCCATCAGGTTCCCGACCAGATCATCACGACCGGGCAACCCATCACTCTCAACGCACGACTGACCTACGGTAAGTCACCGCTTCAGGGGGAGTGGGCTCGCATCTTCTGGGGAGGGTGTGA of the Lujinxingia sediminis genome contains:
- a CDS encoding protein-L-isoaspartate O-methyltransferase family protein, with amino-acid sequence MRATRALCRVVCLSLLTGVGLMGCEPSPAPSSGGNPEETDVTMGTIEPKEDPQAAARQGERERMVEAHVVARGVRDRTVIEAMRAVPRQEFVPAPVRPRAYQDAPLPLGGGRTVLQPYLAALVLELLEVNPDDRVLEVSPGSGYTTALLTEMGARVNVMEGDCEMASLLGDDLVRAGYRGAEVRCGDGLKGWPERDAGFEGVLVHEAVTEPPEALVAQLSPGGRMVVALGEGEEQALTVVMKNEDGMVTLRDVELVQFWRSGEAK
- a CDS encoding low molecular weight protein-tyrosine-phosphatase, with the translated sequence MTTRVMFFCLGNICRSPLAEALFRYHVETRGLGDRFEIASSGTSGYHVGEPPDPGSVRVARERLGLDISGQRAQQLVGAHVQAYDWLVAMDGTNLRDARRLPGGARERLVLLRDYEPKMSLRGQDVPDPWGGGPEHFERVFEMVERCTAGLLDAMMAG